The sequence GCGGCGTGGACGATCTCGCAGGTCCACCCCGTCTACCACGAGCGCTACGTCCTGTACTGCGTGTGCGCGTTCGCCCTGCTGGCCGGTGCGGGGCTGGCGGCGCTGACCGAACGGCTCCTCGCCGGACGGGCCATGATCGCGGCGGCCGTCGTCATCGCGGGCCTCGCAGTGGCCGTTCTCCCCGCCCAACTCGCCCAGCGCGAGCCCGGCAGCCGCCCGGACGACCTCCGCGCGCTCGCCGCCGTCCTGCGCGGCCGGTCCCGGCCCGGGGACGCCGTGCTCTACGTCCCCGCCGAGCGGAAAGCGTTCGTGACCGTCTACGCCGACGCCTTCGCCCGGCTCGACGCGGCCCCGTTCCTCGACCACGGGAACGACCGGCCGCCCGCCCGGTTCCGGGCCGCGCTCGGCTCCCGGTCGCGCGTCTGGGTCGTCGAGGCGCCCCCGCCGGGCCACCGCTACCGGACGCCCACGGCCGTCCGCAACCTGGCGGCCCTGCGCGCCGACCGCCGCTTCGTCCGCGCCGGGCCGTGGAAGTTCGGCGGGGTCAGCCTCAGCCTCTTCACCCGCCGGGCGCCGTCGGGACGCGCCACCGCGGGGTCGTCCGGACGCCGCTGAAGCCGTTTACGCGCGTCATGCCCGCGTAGCGTCCCTCGGTTAGCGTGGGCCGATGACCGAGATCACGCATCGCGTCGTCCGTTCGGCGAGCGGCCTGGACATGCACGTCGCCGAGGCGGGCGACGGGCCGCTCGTCCTGCTCCTGCACGGCTTCCCCGAGTGCTGGTACTCCTGGCGGCACCAGCTCACCGCCCTGGCCGAGGCCGGGTACCACGCCGTCGCCCCCGACCAGCGCGGCTACGCCCGCACCGGCGGCCCGGCCGACGTCGCCGCCTACTCTTTGCTCCACCTCGCCGGGGACGCCCTCGGGCTGATCGGCGCGCTCGGCGCCGACACCGCCGTCGTCGCCGGGCACGACTGGGGCGCGCCGGTCGCGTGGGCCGCCGCGCAGTTCCGGCCCGACCTCGTCCGGGGCGTCGTCGGGCTGTCGGTGCCGCACTACCCGCGTCCGTCCCGGCCGCCGCTGGAGTCGCTGCGCGCGCTCGCCGGGGACGGCTTCTACATGCTCCGCTTCCAGGAGCCCGGCGTGCCCGACGCCGCGTTCGCCGAAGACCGCGAATCGACGTTCCGGCGCGTGCTGTGGGCGCTGTCGGGGGACGCGGAGCCGTTCGTCCCGATCATCCCCGAAGGTAAAAGTTTCCTCGACGTCTGCCCGGAGCCGGAGACGCAGCCGTCCTGGTTCACCGCCGACGACGTGCGCGTCTTCGCCGACGAGTACGCCGAGACGGGCTTCACCGGCCCCCTCAACTGGTACCGCAACCTGGACCGGAACTGGGAGCTGACCGCCGCCTGGCAGCGCGCCCCGATCACCCCGCCCGCCGTGTACGTCGCCGGGGACCGCGACATGGTCGTCACCGCGCCCGGCGCGCTCCAGGCGATCGAGCGGATGCGCCGCGACGTCCCCGCCCTGCGCGACCCGATCCTGCTCCCCGGCTGCGGCCACTGGACGCAGCAGGAACGCCCCGCCGAGGTCTCCGCCGCCATGATCGACTTCCTCGGGTCGCTCTGACGCGGGAAATGTCACCGCCCCGGCGTACGGTCGGCGGGGTGAACCGCACCGACCGGCTGTACGCCCTCGTGGAGGAGCTGCGGGCCCGCGCGCCGCGCCGCGTCACCGCCCGCGAGCTGGCCGACCTGTACGAGGTCAGCGCCCGCACCATCGAGCGCGACATCGGCGCGCTCCAGCAGGCGGGCGTCCCGATCTACGCCGACGTCGGCCGCACCGGCGGCTACACCGTCGATCCGAGCCGCACGCTGCCGCCGCTGAACTTCACGCCCGCCGAGGCCGTGGCGGTCGCGATCACGCTCGCCCGCGCGGACGGGTCGCCCTACTCCCGGGCGGCCCGCACCGCGCTCAACAAGATCGTCACGGCCATGTCGGCGGGCGACGGCGCCGCCGCCCGCGACCTCGCGGCCCGCATCCACTTCTTCGCCCGGCCGGACGCCGACGTCCCCGCGTCCGTCCCGGCCGTGCTGGAGGAGGCGATGACGGCCCGCCGCGTCGTCCGGCTGGCCTACGCCGACGCGGGCGGGACGGTCACCGACCGCGACGTCGAACCCGTCGCGTTCACCGCCGGAGCCCGCGTCTGGTACCTCATCGGCTGGTGCCGGCTGCGCGGCGCGGCCCGCGTGTTCCGCATCGACCGCGTCCGCCGGGCCGTCCTGCTCGAAGAGGTCGCGCCCGAGCGCAGCCTCGGCGACCTGGACGTCGGGCCGCCCAACATGGTCGCCCGGTCCCTCGAACTGGCCTGAAAATTCCTCCGGAAACACCGACAGGGGGTTGTCGCGGGGTAGGCGCAGGATCGTTCACACCGGCGACCGGCCGGTCCTGCGAGAGGAGCGAGACCATGAGCGCGACGGCCTACAACTCGGTGGCGTGGTTCGAGATCGGCACCGACCGTCCCGCCGAAGTCCGGAAGTTCTTCGGCGAGCTGTTCGACTGGACGTTCGCGATCGGCCCCGAGGGCGAGATGTCCTACCAGGAGATCACCGCGCCCGGCGCGGACGCCCCGAGCGGCGGCATCTTCCCGAACGGCGGCGCGAGCCCCGACTACGCGGTCTTCTACGTGGTCGTCCAGGACGTCGCCGCCACCGTGGCGCGCGCCCAGGAACTCGGCGGCAAGGTGATCGTCCCGCGCACCGAGGCCGGCAACGGCCTGGTGTTCGCCCACCTCGCCGACAGCGCGGGCCACCACTTCGGGGTGTTCACGCCGCCCGCCGTCTGAGCCCGCACGGGTCCGCACCCGGCGCACCGACGCCGGCTGCGCGCCCCTGCGCACGAGAAGGGCCGGTGTCCCCCTCGGACACCGGCCCTTCCGCGCGAGGTCGCGGCCTACACCGCCGCGACCGCCCGCCGGATCACGCCTCGCCGCCGGTGTTGCTCTCCGGGCTGCCGACGCCGCCCGCGAACACCGCGCTGACCGGCGCGTCCAGCTTGTACTTGGCGATGGCCGCCTGGAGCACCTCGTGCTTGACCTCGCCCTGGCCCGCCAGCCGGCTCAGGACCGCCAGCACGATCGACGCCGCGTCCACGTGGAAGTACCGGCGCGCGGCGGCGCGGGTGTCGGAGATCCCGAACCCGTCGGTGCCGAGCGAGGTGTAGTCCCCGGGGACCCACGGCGCGATCTGGTCCGGCACGGCCCGCATGAAGTCCGACACCGCCACGATCGGCCCGGCGACGTCGCCGAGCGCGCTCGTCAGGTACGGGACGCGCTGCTCCTCGTCGGGGTGCAGGAGGTTCCACTCCTCGCACGCCCGCGCCTCCCGGGCCAGCTCGTTCCACGACGTCGCCGACCACACGTCCGCGCTGACGCCCCAGTCCGCGGCGAGCATCCGCTGCGCCTCGACCGCCCACCGCCCGGCCACGCCGGACGCCAGGATCTGCGCCTTCGGGGCCGTCCCGTTGCCCTCCACCGCCGGGCCGCGCCCGAACAGGTAGAGGCCCCTGAGCAGGCCGTCCACGTCCAGGTCTTCGGGCGCGACGGGCTGCTGGTACGGCTCGTTGTAGACGGTCAGGTAGTAGAAGACGTTCTCGCCGTCGGGGTGCTCGTCCGACGTGCCGTACATGCGGCGCAGGGCGTCCTGCGTGATGTAGGACAGCTCGTACGCCCACATCGGGTCGTAGTGGACGCACGCCGGGTTCGTCGCGGCCAGCAGCGGCGAGTGCCCGTCGGCGTGCTGGAGGCCCTCGCCGGTCAGCGTGGTGCGGCCCGCCGTCGCGCCGAGCAGGAACCCGCGGCCCATCTGGTCGCCGAGCGCCCACATCTGGTCGCCGGTCCGCTGGAACCCGAACATCGAGTAGAAGATGTAGACCGGGATCATGTGGACGCCGTGCGTCGCGTAGGCCGTGCCCGCCGCGATCGTCGACGCCATCGAACCGGCCTCGCTGATGCCCTCGTGCAGCATCTGCCCCTGCTCGGACTCCTTGTAGGAGAGCAGCAGCTTGCGGTCCACGGCCTCGTAGGTCTGGCCGTGCGGTGAGTAGATCTTGGACGTGGGGAACAGCGAGTCCATGCCGAACGTCCGGTACTCGTCCGGAGCGATCGGGACGAAGTGCGCGCCGATCTCCTTGTCCTTGATCAGGTCCTTCAGCAGCCGGACGAACGCCATCGTCGTCGCCACGTTCTGCTTGCCCGACCCCTTGCGCAGTTCCGCGTACACCGGGTCGCCGGGCAGCTTCAGCGGCTTGGCCCGCACGACGCGGCGCGGCAGGAACCCGCCGAGCGCCGCGCGCCGCTCCCGCATGTACTGGATCTCGTCGGAGTCCTCGCCCGGGTGGAAGTACGGCGGCAGGTCGCCCTCCAGCGCCGAGTCCGGGATGTCCAGGTAAAGCCGGTCCCGGAACTCCTTCAGCTCGGCCTTGGTGAGCTTCTTCATCTGGTGCGTGGCGTTGCGGGCCTCGAAGTCGGTGCCGAGCGTCCAGCCCTTGATCGTGTGGGCGAGGATCACCGTCGGCTGGCCCACGTGCTCACGGGCCGACTTGAACGCCGCGTAGACCTTGCGGTAGTCGTGGCCGCCGCGCGACAGCTTGCGCAGCTCGTCGTCGGACAGGTCCTGGACGATCCTGCGCAGGCGCGGGTCGTCCCCGAAGAACTTGTCCCGGATGTACGCGCCGGACTCGACGGTGAACGTCTGGAACTGGCCGTCGGGCGTGGTGTTCATCTTGTTGACGAGCACGCCGTCGGCGTCCTGGGCGAGCAGCGGGTCCCAGTCGCGGCCCCACACCACCTTGATGACGTTCCAGCCCGCGCCCCGGAAGAACGACTCCAGCTCCTGGATGATCTTTCCGTTGCCGCGCACCGGGCCGTCGAGCTGCTGGAGGTTGCAGTTGACCACGAAGGTCAGGTTGTCCAGCTCCTCGCGCGCGGCCAGGCCGATCGCGCCGAGCGACTCGGGCTCGCCCATCTCGCCGTCGCCGAGGAACGCCCAGACGTGCGAGCGGGACGTGTCCTTGATCTTCCGGTTGTACAGGTAGCGGTTGAACCGCGCCTGGTACACCGAGTCGATCGCGGTGAGCCCCATCGAGACGGTCGGGAACTCCCAGAAGTCCGGCATGAGCCGGGGGTGCGGGTAGGACGAGAGCCCGCCGCCCGGGTGCGACATCTCCTGGCGGAAGCCGTCCAGCCGCTCCTCCGGGAGCCGTCCCTCCAGGAACGCGCGGGCGTAGATGCCCGGCGCGGCGTGGCCCTGGATGAACACCTGGTCGCCGGACTCGCCGTGGTCCTTGCCGCGGAAGAAGTGGTTGAAGCCCACCTCGTACAGCGACGCGGCCGAGGCGTAGGTCGCGATGTGCCCGCCGACGCCGAGGTTCGGGCGGTTGGCCCGGGACACCATGATCGCGGCGTTCCACCGGATGTAGGCGCGGACCCGCCGCTCGATGTGCTCGTCGCCGGGGAACCAGGGTTCCTCCTCCGGCGGGATGGTGTTGATGAAGTCGGTGCTGCGCAGGCCGGGCACGCCGACCTGCTGCTCCCGCGCGCGCTCCAAGAGGCGGAGCATGACGTAGCGCGCCCTGCTGCGCCCCTCGGTCTTGATGACCGTGTCCAGTGACTCCAACCACTCCCGGGTCTCGTCCGGGTTGATGTCGGGCAACTGGGTGGGCAGGCCGTCGCTGATGATCGAAAAGCGTTGACGTCCGGAAGCCACGGGATCCCCTCTGTGCTTACCGTTTCTGCTGGTGGGCCCCCTGCCCCCGGAGCGGGGGAGTGAAGCCCGGAACGACTGTTGGTCGCAGTGGTTCGTGATCCATCGTCGCCGTTCGTGGCGGCTAACGCATCTCTACCAACCGGTAACCATTCTCCCCGGTCAGCAGGGGTGGGAGCACCGCCGGGGTCCCGATTCGTCCCGACTTGCGAGGTGGACGCGTCGCACGGGACGGAACGGGTAGACCGGACATGATGGAGGGGCACTGTGGAGAGCACTGTCATCGAGGTGACCACGGGCGGCACGGAGACCGTCCACGACATCACCTCCGCGTGCGCGCGCTTCGCGGCGGACGCGTCCGGCGGCGGGGACGGGCTGCTGCACGTCTTCGTCCCGCACGCGACGGCGGGGATCGCGCTCATCGAGCTGGGCGCGGGCAGCGACGACGACCTGCTGGCCGCCCTCGGGGACCTGCTGCCCGCCGACGACCGGTGGCGGCACGCCCACGGCTCGCGCGGACACGGCCGCTCGCACGTGATGCCGGCGTTCGTCGCGCCCTATGCGACGATTCCCGTCCTGGGGGGCCGTCCGGCCCTCGGGACATGGCAGTCCGTCGCGCTGGTCGACCTGAACGTCGACAATCGCGACCGGAGCGTCCGGTTGTCGTTCCTCGCGGGATGAGCACGGGTTGTTACGCTCCGTGGGTACCCGGTCACCGCGATTCCGGTGATCGGCCAATGAGGGCGCCAAAAGCCGGGAAGACACTTGCGCGACGGCTCCACCTTGTGTGGACTGTCCCGCAAACGCCGCGTCGGCGGCCGGTGGTCGAGAACCGCCGGAACGGCGCGGGCTGACGACAAGGGGAGGACTTTCGTGAGCGCGACCGCGGGCCAGGCGCAGTCTGAGCGCAGCCTGGCCGAACGGCTCGGCCTCAAGGCCGGCCAGGTGGTGCAGGAGATCGGCTTCGACGACGACGTGGCCGAGGAGCTGCGCAGCTCCGTCGAGGCCGTCACCGGCGGCGACCTGGTCGACGAGGACTACGACGACGTCGTGGACATCGTCCTGCTCTGGTGGCGGGACGAGGACGGCGACCTCTTCGAGGCCCTCACCGACGCGATGGTGGCGCTGGACGGCGGCGGCCAGATCTGGCTGCTGACCCCCAAGGCGGGCCGGGACGGGCACGTCGAGCCGAGCGACATCGGCGAGGCCGCCCAGACCGCCGGTCTCTCGCAGACCAGCAGCATCAGCGCGGCGGGGGAGTGGTCGGGCACCCGGCTCGTCGCCCCGAAGGTGCGCAAGTAGGACGCGGGCGGGTCCCGGCGGCCGTCACGCCCGGAACGGGTGGCAGACTGGCCGGGACCTGACCTGGAGGATCCGTGGCCGTCGAGATCGGCGCCGTCGCGCCGGACTTCACGCTGGACGACCAGCACGGCGCGCCGGTCCGGCTGTCCGACGTCCGCGCGCCCGTGCTCCTGGTGTTCTATCCGCTGGCGTTCAGCGGGGTGTGCACCGGGGAACTGCGTACCCTGCGGGACGCGTCGCCGTCGCTGGAGGCCCGGATTCTGGCCGTCTCGGTGGACTCGATGTTCGCGTTGCGCGCCTGGTCGGACCAGGAGCGCTTCCCGTTCCCGCTGCTGTCGGACTTCTGGCCGCACGGGGACGTCGCGCGCCGCTACGGCGTGTTCGACGCCGACCGGGGGGTGGCCACGCGGGCGACGTTCGTCCTCGACTCTTCCGGCGTTGTGCGGTGGAAGGTCGAGAACGTC comes from Actinomadura rubteroloni and encodes:
- a CDS encoding alpha/beta fold hydrolase, whose amino-acid sequence is MTEITHRVVRSASGLDMHVAEAGDGPLVLLLHGFPECWYSWRHQLTALAEAGYHAVAPDQRGYARTGGPADVAAYSLLHLAGDALGLIGALGADTAVVAGHDWGAPVAWAAAQFRPDLVRGVVGLSVPHYPRPSRPPLESLRALAGDGFYMLRFQEPGVPDAAFAEDRESTFRRVLWALSGDAEPFVPIIPEGKSFLDVCPEPETQPSWFTADDVRVFADEYAETGFTGPLNWYRNLDRNWELTAAWQRAPITPPAVYVAGDRDMVVTAPGALQAIERMRRDVPALRDPILLPGCGHWTQQERPAEVSAAMIDFLGSL
- a CDS encoding helix-turn-helix transcriptional regulator codes for the protein MNRTDRLYALVEELRARAPRRVTARELADLYEVSARTIERDIGALQQAGVPIYADVGRTGGYTVDPSRTLPPLNFTPAEAVAVAITLARADGSPYSRAARTALNKIVTAMSAGDGAAARDLAARIHFFARPDADVPASVPAVLEEAMTARRVVRLAYADAGGTVTDRDVEPVAFTAGARVWYLIGWCRLRGAARVFRIDRVRRAVLLEEVAPERSLGDLDVGPPNMVARSLELA
- a CDS encoding VOC family protein; protein product: MSATAYNSVAWFEIGTDRPAEVRKFFGELFDWTFAIGPEGEMSYQEITAPGADAPSGGIFPNGGASPDYAVFYVVVQDVAATVARAQELGGKVIVPRTEAGNGLVFAHLADSAGHHFGVFTPPAV
- the aceE gene encoding pyruvate dehydrogenase (acetyl-transferring), homodimeric type — its product is MASGRQRFSIISDGLPTQLPDINPDETREWLESLDTVIKTEGRSRARYVMLRLLERAREQQVGVPGLRSTDFINTIPPEEEPWFPGDEHIERRVRAYIRWNAAIMVSRANRPNLGVGGHIATYASAASLYEVGFNHFFRGKDHGESGDQVFIQGHAAPGIYARAFLEGRLPEERLDGFRQEMSHPGGGLSSYPHPRLMPDFWEFPTVSMGLTAIDSVYQARFNRYLYNRKIKDTSRSHVWAFLGDGEMGEPESLGAIGLAAREELDNLTFVVNCNLQQLDGPVRGNGKIIQELESFFRGAGWNVIKVVWGRDWDPLLAQDADGVLVNKMNTTPDGQFQTFTVESGAYIRDKFFGDDPRLRRIVQDLSDDELRKLSRGGHDYRKVYAAFKSAREHVGQPTVILAHTIKGWTLGTDFEARNATHQMKKLTKAELKEFRDRLYLDIPDSALEGDLPPYFHPGEDSDEIQYMRERRAALGGFLPRRVVRAKPLKLPGDPVYAELRKGSGKQNVATTMAFVRLLKDLIKDKEIGAHFVPIAPDEYRTFGMDSLFPTSKIYSPHGQTYEAVDRKLLLSYKESEQGQMLHEGISEAGSMASTIAAGTAYATHGVHMIPVYIFYSMFGFQRTGDQMWALGDQMGRGFLLGATAGRTTLTGEGLQHADGHSPLLAATNPACVHYDPMWAYELSYITQDALRRMYGTSDEHPDGENVFYYLTVYNEPYQQPVAPEDLDVDGLLRGLYLFGRGPAVEGNGTAPKAQILASGVAGRWAVEAQRMLAADWGVSADVWSATSWNELAREARACEEWNLLHPDEEQRVPYLTSALGDVAGPIVAVSDFMRAVPDQIAPWVPGDYTSLGTDGFGISDTRAAARRYFHVDAASIVLAVLSRLAGQGEVKHEVLQAAIAKYKLDAPVSAVFAGGVGSPESNTGGEA
- a CDS encoding YjbQ family protein — encoded protein: MESTVIEVTTGGTETVHDITSACARFAADASGGGDGLLHVFVPHATAGIALIELGAGSDDDLLAALGDLLPADDRWRHAHGSRGHGRSHVMPAFVAPYATIPVLGGRPALGTWQSVALVDLNVDNRDRSVRLSFLAG
- a CDS encoding DUF3052 domain-containing protein; protein product: MSATAGQAQSERSLAERLGLKAGQVVQEIGFDDDVAEELRSSVEAVTGGDLVDEDYDDVVDIVLLWWRDEDGDLFEALTDAMVALDGGGQIWLLTPKAGRDGHVEPSDIGEAAQTAGLSQTSSISAAGEWSGTRLVAPKVRK
- a CDS encoding peroxiredoxin; this encodes MAVEIGAVAPDFTLDDQHGAPVRLSDVRAPVLLVFYPLAFSGVCTGELRTLRDASPSLEARILAVSVDSMFALRAWSDQERFPFPLLSDFWPHGDVARRYGVFDADRGVATRATFVLDSSGVVRWKVENVLPDARRLSDYRSALAAL